The genomic segment GATATTTGTATCTATCCGCCGAGGGGTGGGAAGAGCTGCACTCACAACAGCCCCTCGACTTGGAGGATTTGCAGTTACTGGTGGGTGTTCGGGGTCATAAGACGACTATCGAGTATTTGACTGATCGCATTTCAATGTCAGGCTTAGAAGTTGAAATATTGATGGACGCCGAGGCCCGCACCAAAGGTCTAGAGCCATATTGCCTGGACCCGAAAACCTTTGAAGCCTTGCCGGGGAATATTCTCATTGTCACTAGAGACGAAGGGCGTATAACAGGCTTTCCTGAAGAACGTATTGAGTGGTGCTTGTCGCTAATGTGTACCAGGGGCGATTTACCTTACCACGGCACTCGGAAGACCACTAATTATCGTCGGGGGGAGGTTTTAGCAGCTTTCCAAGGCAGACCTCAATCGCGGCTCTCCCCGTCATCAGTCCAGATTTATCACGTCACGCACAGATATCGATATGACAAGCCCTTGGATACCTGTTTCAAAAGCGACCGTCCCCTGCAAGAGCTGAAAGAAACCCTCTATTACTTGATGGGGATTGCGGCGATCATGCTTGAAGAAAACTTGTGCGGCCCGCTCAAGTATGATGACTTATCCAGTGAATCTATCTGCTTCTTGTTGCGGCAATACTGTGACTTCGAGCTGTGCCCCTACCAGGATGGTGCGGCTGAGATTGACCTGTACTATCTCTGGGAATTTGACGAGGATGTGCAACAAACCGATCCTGCATGGGATCTGGAGCTACATCAAAAGTATGGTCGAGCTGGGGTGATTGACTGCATTGGGATGATGATGCGAGGGGAGATAGAGGGATGCATCGGTGAAGATCATCAGCTAAAGGTCAAGAGCAATCTTCCTAAGACAGCTCTACCTGAATCCTTGACTCCGATCAGCAATGGTGATGACTTCAAGGTTATCCAGGATTACCAATCTCGCTCTAGTGACGAGCAAGTTTTCGTAGATGAATATTTTGATGATTCTCCCGACATCAATGAGTTGGAATTCAGCGAACGGCTTATTGAGTCAAATAACCGACAAGATGAAGATCAGAAGAAAGATTTATTAGACTTTGTTGGTGCTATGGAAGAGCATATTAACGAGCTTCCCGCCAATGAGAGAAATGATTACGCCGATCAACTTGAACAGATTAAGGCTGCTGATGCACTTCCAGAGTTAAAAGATAGAGTCAATCAGCTCTCTACCGATCTTTATGCCAAGTCTTTTGACACCATCCAGCATGACATTGCCATGGTGACTGCTATCTCAGAGGGGGTTGTCTTAAAACAGCCAGAAAATCTCACTCAGCAGATCCAAGAGTTAGACGACACTCAAGGGAGTGCAACGCCTTCTGTTCCTGTCATCAAATCCACTCAGAATGTTTTCTGGATAACCCATGAGGCCAGCTATCTTAAAAGCAAGATGACCTGCGTCAAGACAACCAGGACGCATACCCAAGCAAAGCTCGATGCCTACTACATAATCTATGAAGGCTATGATCATTACGAGATTAATGATGTTGAGCCACTGCCAGAATCTGTCTGTCACCTACTGGTCAAATTCTTTGGCTATGAGATTTGTGAGTACGATAATTCAGCGATAGAGATAGACCTTCTCTACATTTGGCAAGGGCCAAGAGATCCTGATATTAAGGTAGGCAATAAGAGCTGGTATCTGTGGCTGAATCTGTCCCGATTTCGATGGGGCTTTTATCCCGAATTGATGGCAATCATGGAAGGTCGCCTCAATGTCGATAGACTGCCTCAATACCCTTGGAGTTCACAGCACGAGTCCGTCACTGGATGGGACTGTGGTGAGTACGTCATTGAAGTGCCGTTTTGCTCTTTCAATAGCGAGTCGGAGGCTGGGAAGTTTGGGGAGTCCTGCTACGCCCTTGCTCCCTATGAAGAATATTGCAACCTTCTCAAGCTCCTCTACATCGATCCATACGGTGGTGAAGAGCGTACCCCTATTCGCAAGGATGAGGTTCAGGTCTTTCTCAGTTCATCCGTTTTTGATGCCAGGTCTGGAGATCTGCGTGATCGCGATGAATGGGAGCTTGTCTCACTAGATGTATGGGACACCCCTAACCTCGTTATTGGCGCTCAACTTTATTGTCAAGGTCGGGAAATCAAAGGGGTGAGCCATGAAAACTAATCACACCAGCCCCAGCACCCACCAGCCCCAGCAGATAGACAAGGTATTGCTCCCCCACGAGGCTGCAGCGTTTCTGGGCCTGACCGAGGAACAACTGATGAACGCCACTCTGCAAGGTAATTGCCCTGGTGCCTGCATTGATGGTCAGTGGCGGTTTAGTCAGCGAGGGTTAAGTAAGTATCTGTTGCAGCAGAGCAATCATGGGAATGGGATGCCTTGGCTTGATGAGCATTACGGTCCCTACTGGCTCGACGATGCCGTTGAGAGCAAGGCCAAAAAGGTTATTGAAGCCTACAAGGGTGGGGAGCGGTATTTCCCTTTGCTTGAGATTGAAGGCGGCAACTTTGCGGGACTGGATCTAACGGGTATCGACTTTTGGGAGTCGAATCTGAAGGGTTCTAGCTTCAAGGGGGCAACACTCCAGAATGCCGTCTTTGTGGGCTGCAATTTGGAGTCCACCAGCTTTGCCGAGGCAGATCTGACGGATGCGGATTTCAGGTCTGCCTCAGTCAGGGGCAGTGACTTCAGGGGTGCAATCCTCAAGCGCACGATATTCAGGGTCAAGAACTGGCGAGGGGTGAACTTGGATGGGGCGCAGATCAGCCTTGCGAAGTTCTGAGATTGTATTCATATTCTTACCAGCAGTAAAAAAATCATGCTGGTAATCTAAATATGACATCGATTTTGGAGCTTGCTTGTGGTCTTGTTAGGTGTGAGGATGCCATTTGCTCGTCGTACCAAGAAGATAAAGGTTCCTAACGGAGAAATTATAAAACCTGTAGAAAATGTGGAGGCAGCTGTATTAAACAAAAAAATGAAAGAGAAAGAATTGTCGTATGCAACTGTTTATGTCAAATGGAAATATATATGCCCAGAATGTGATGCTGAAGTCCGTCCGTATGCTATTAGACCAGAGTGTATAGTTAACCCTCGTTTTCGACTCAAATCACAAAATGATGACCCTCATAGAGAAAATTGCCCTATTCCAATAATTGTTGTACAGGATGATGAAGATATAGATGAAGACGCGTCGGAAGCAGATAATAGACCCCTTTGCGAATATCCGAATAGACTTCTGCTTGATTCTTTTGATGAAACTAGTCAAGATACTGAGATAACTTCTCAAAAAAGGAGCCAATATGATGATAGAGTTCAAAATAATTTAGATACTCCTAAAGATCGTATTGTTTACTCAATTCATGTGCTTGTTGAGTATTTTTTAGAATCAAAATGTCTAGAAGAAAATCTTTCTATTCATGGTGTGAAGGAAAATACTTATGGGACAGTATTTAAACAAATAATTGACTTCGAAGATCCATCTCTGAGTAGGCCCAGAATTTACTACTCACAAGTTATTTATAAAAATGTAGGAATTTTCGATGATAGAATCGAATTTTATTTAACTGATAATGGATTTGATCAGGAAAACCAACCTATCAAGAAGTCTATTGTTAAATTGAAAATATCTGATTGGGAAGAGCTTGATAGGCAAAAATTTTTAGAAAAAATTGAAAGATTTAAATCTGGCTTGTATCTTAAGAACAAAAATAAAGCATCAGGAGAATCTAGATATCATACTTGGATCTTTTTCTTGGGGGTTTCTAGTAGTGAGAATAATTCTGAGTTTAGGCTTTTACGTGATAGTTGGAAACTGGTTGACCTATGTATTACGAATAAGTTAGACACACTACCCTATTATCAAAGTTTTTATGAGTATTCTGAGTTATCTGGCAGTACTGTCGTTCCTATCTCTCAGCCAGAAGTTGAGCCTGAGCTAATCACAGAAATGCCTGAGCCAGTAGGGCCACCTGAAAATAAAGAATCGACTGATACAAGTCAAGATACTTCACCTGATGATGACGAATCTCAAGAAAGTGGACTAAGTGGTGAGAAGCAAAAAGAAATATCTGAAGCTATCAATCGTCAGATAACACCGTTTAGTCATGAGAAATCGCTTTTTGAAAAGCTTCAGAGTCTATCTGGTTTACTAGCAATACTTTTAGTTTTATTTATAGCAGGATTAGCTATTAATGGTGTAATTGAAGAGAATAACCGAGATAATCAGCCCACTGAAGAAGTCAAATAGACTCCTTCCTCCACCCACACTCAGCACAATCCCAGTGAACCCGTCGCAGCGTGGTCTCCCTGATCGGCCTCTCGCAGTTGGGGCATCGTCCCGTGAAGATCGGATGCCAGTCCAGCAGATCTAGCTTCTGCTCGTTCGTCAGATGATTTGAGGGTGGGGCGATGGGGGTGCCGTTGTAAAAGGCATCGGCGGGAGTCATGACTTTATCTGTTTCTTTTGTGGTCGCAAGAATCCCAAACTTCGGCCATCACTCGCACGGCTGCTTCTAGGGGTAGACGCTCCAATGTCTTTCTATGATGAAAGTTTAGGCTGATTGCTAGCTGCATCTTCAAGGCGGCAATTTCTGGAGATATATCTGATGTCTGGCTAGTGAAATTCGTCATATAAACCAACTAATGCGTCTAGGGGAATTATTCCCTTCTTGAATGATTTTCATGTCTTGCCCCCGAATTTCCCCAAATTTGATTGATATGTTCTTAGTGGGGATTTCCTCAGAGTCCCTTTTCTCTATGATGTGGAACTTCTTAACTTTATACCCCCTGGCTGTGCTGTGCTATTGGGGGTTTTTTGCTGTCCTGGCTCTGACGAGGGCTAGGCCGTTCTGGCCTTTGTAGCTTGGTCACTATTTTTCTGTAATTTCTTCATGGCTTTGTTGATGATTTGTCGAATCCGTTCCCGGCTGACGCCCAACTGTTGACCAATCTCATTCAATGTCTTGGGTTCGCCATCTTCTAATCCATACCGTTGGGTAATCACATAGCGTTGTCGTTCATCTAGTAGTGACAAATAACTGGATATCTCTTCACTCTTGTTCATCAGTTCAAGACAGGTGGGTGTCGAATGTTCCGCTTCAATCAGCTCCCCCAATGTTGTGTCTTGTTGATGCCCGACCCACATATCTAAAGAGAGAACATCTTGAAGATGTTGCATGTTCTTCTTCAGTTTGTCGAGGTCAATTTCCATTGCCTTAGCAATTTCTACAAGTGTCGGTTCACGACCAAATTCCTGAGAGAGTTGTCGTCGAGTCTGTTTGATTTTGTTGCCTGTCTGCCAGTGGCATGCAGGTAGACGAATCACACGGCTATTATTCTGTATGGACCGGGTAATTCCCTGTCGAATCCACCAATAGGCATAGGTACTAAAGCGATACCCTTGTTCAGGCTCAAATTTATCAACGGCTCTACTCAATCCGATGCTGCCCTCCTGGATCAAGTCCATGAATGGCAAGCCTCGATTCTGGTGTTTTTTAGCAATGGAGATGACCAGGCGCAGGTTGCACTCGATCATCCGTTGTTTGGCTCGGAGGTTTCCAGCTTTGGCTTGTCTGGCAAGTTGGATTTCTTCTTCGTGGGATAGAAGGGGGTAGCGACCGATTTCTTTGAGATAAGTACCCGTACTGTCCGTATGAGTGACCATCATCAAACCCTCCAAACATCGTTGATAGAGGAATACCCCGAAATGCCTGGTATGGGAATGGTCTTGTGTTATTTCTTAAGAAATGAGAGAGCTGAATAACAGGAAAAAACTGATAGTGTGTTGTGGTTCCTGCCAGTCATATTTGTGAGTTAGCGTTGCGAATTGATAAGCCATACTACCTAGTCTAACGAATTCCTAGTGTCTTTGATGGGTTAGCTCAAGTCCTTCCCGTGTCTATTTCCTGATGTTTCTGGGTTGCTGTAAATACGGGGAATTCAATCTCATGTTTGCTCCCCAAAATTTCCCGAAAGCATTGCTATTATTCATGAAATGGTCGTTTGGGCTTCAGAGTATTCTTGAGAACTAACGATGGCTAATCAGGAACAGATAGCCTTGCTGAGTCAGGGTGTTGAAGTTTGGAATGAGTGGAGAAAAGATAACCTCAAGGTATCGATTAACCTCAGCAAAGCCAGCCTGACTGGGATGGATTTACATGGGGCTAACCTTCATAAAGCGATCTTGATCGGGGCTAATCTCACGGGTGCTAATCTGACTCGGGCTAACCTTTGTGAAGTCAGCCTCTGGAAAGCCAATCTTCGTGGTGCCATTCTGAGTAAAGCTAATCTTAAAGACGCCAACCTCATTGAGGCTGACTTGTGTACGGCTAGTCTCTGGAAAGCTAATCTCTATAACGTCAACCTCTATAAAGCCGATCTCCGTGGTGCCAACCTTTGTAGAGCTTATCTTTACAAAGCTAATCTCAGTGAGACAGACCTCAGTCAGGCCAGCCTTTGTGAAGTCTACCTATGTGAAGCTAATCTCTATGAAGCGGATCTTTCTGGTGCGGATCTTGAAGGGGCTAATTTTGAGGGAGCAGATCTTCTCAATATCCGTTTTGATCCTGAAACCAATTGGTCATCAATTGGTAGTTGGGACAATGCTAGAGATATACCGCAGGAGTGGAAGGATGAGAGCAGCCAAGGAAATGGAGTTCAGTAAAGGTTTGATTGATCGATTGTTCTGGATGGCGGTTCTGGATTTGCTTTAGATTCAAAACTATTGACTGACTCGTTGTGATTGTAGATGTGTGCTGTCCATCCCTTGGGATCATTTATAGGGTGCGGGATTTGGCTGGAGTTGACTTTAGCGCTTGTGAGGCTTTGGTGCAAATTCCCCCTTTAGGTAGCTGCTATTCTTCCCAGATGAGTTTGTCAATCCGATGATTGGCCTGAGAATCATCGCAAGGTACTTGGATTCCTGGATGTTACCTAAGCAGATTGGGCGTACTTTTTTAATTGTTGGAAAGCCCTTTTCTCAATTTTGCGAACACCCTCCCGACTCATGCCGATTATCTTACCAATCTCTACTAGAGTTTTAGGCTGACCATCTTCCAGACCGAATCGTTGGCCAATGATGAATTGTTGCTGCTCACTCAGGTGCTCCATGAGTTTGGACAATTCATCCTTATTCATCAGATTTTCAAAGTATTTTTGGGAGGAATGATCCTTGGCAACGAGTTCGCCTAATGTGCCTCCCTGGTTTTCACTCACGAATTTATCTAAGGAGATAACCTCTTTAGGAAGTTGGAGCTGTTCCTGTATGTGAGTTGGGTCTATATCCATTGCATGAGCGACTTCAGCAAGAGATGGTTGACGCTCATATTGTTGGTTGAGTTGGTAGTAGGTATGTTTAATTTTGCTGTTGAGCTGATTGAGGTGAATAGGTAGGCGAATCATTTTGGCCTTATTGTGCAATGCCCGTGTGATTCCTTGCCGAATCCACCAGTAGGCGTAGGTGCTGAACCGATAACCTTGCTTTAGGTCAAATTTCTCTACGGCTCGACTAAGCCCGATGTTCCCTTCCTGGATTAAGTCTAATAAAGGTAAGCCCCGATTCTGGTGTTTCTTAGCAATAGAGATGACTAGTCGCAGGTTACACTCAATCATCCGTTGTTTAGCCCGTAGACTGCCCGCTTTCACTTGCCGAGCGAGGTTAACTTCTTCTTCAGAAGATAGAAGAGGATAGCGTCCTATCTCATTTAGATAGGAATGGAGACTGTTTTGTGTGGTGGCCATCATCGATCCTCACTAGCATTGCCGTTACGAGGTCGTCCCCCCAATGCTAGCAATCAAGTGATTATCTCGTTGATACTCAGGAAAAAGATGTCGACATGAAGAAGCTGGCAGATGCTCAGAACTATCTGCCAGCTTAGTTGTTGGAATGAGGTTAAGTCTTAGCGATGTTCTTAGTTTATCAGCCGTTGACCTTCTCCTTGAAGACCTTGCCCGCACTGAAAGCAGGGACTCTTGTTGCAGGGATTTTGAGCTTTTTCCCTGTCTGTGGATTCCTCCCATCTCTAGCCTTGCGGTCCCTGGCCTCAAAGCTGCCGAAGCCCACCAGAATGACCTTTTCGCCAGAGCTGACGGTCTCGATGATGATGTCTGTTAGTGCCGTGAGGATGGTATCGGCCTGCTTCTTGGTCAGCCCAGTATTTTCAGCAATCTCGTCTACTAACTCGCCTTTGTTCATGGTCTTGCCTCAAAGTGCTTATGAGCATTGTATAGCAGGGATTGTAGGATTTATTTGGGAACCTGGTAATATCAATGGGCCATAGACGTATGTTGGAAATAAGCACTTAGCTAAAATTAATTACATAATCATCGCCATAGGTTTTCAAAACTCTTTCCACATATTCGACCAAAGATGACCACCCCCAGTAGGCACTCATTTCAATCCACTGATATTTCATGAATTGCCACAGACGCTCAATCAAATTTAGATGGGGAGAATAGCTTGGTAACTCAAACAAGGTAATTCCCCGTTCGGCCCACTCTGCCTTCATCTCATAGATTGCTTGGCTCGTATGGATAGGGGCTTGATCCATCACAATGACGGTGGTCAACTCCACGTCAGTAAAGAAGGTATCAATGCAATGACTGACAACCTCACTGGTGATGGTCTGTTCTGATGTATAAGCATGTAGCCCTTGTCGTCGACTCAAAAACCCCAGAACATTCAAGCGTTTACTTGAACGAGTCGGTATTTCCAGATAAGTCCCTATGGGTTGCCATCCATAGGGAATACAGGGGACTAACGAAAAACCACTCTCATCCATAAAGAATAGGTGGATGTCTCCCTTCTCTTCTTGTTTCTTGAGATGTTCTAACTGCTGTTTTTTTCGAGGTAGTCGGCATATAAAGGCTGGCCTGATGTCCCTTGGCGAAAGCGATGCCAGCTCATATCCATCTGCTTCAAGACGCGTTTAACGGTGGCCTTTGACACGCGCACTGACCACTGCTGTTCAATCTGAGCTAGCACCCGATTGAGTTGGATGGGAGATGCCTGAGTCCACTCATAAATCTGCTGTTGTTGGTCGGGATTAAACATCGGTTTTCGACCTCGGCCTGGGCGATTATAGAGTCCTGCAAAACCACGGTTATTCCAAGCCTTAAGCCAGTTGTACACGGTTTTAGGACTCACACTAAAAAGGGAGGCTAAGGTGTAGGGACTCCCACCCTGGGCAGACAAAATGAGGCAATGGGCGCGTTGTCTGACCTGATGATGGCGACTACAGCGATAAATCCGATGCAATAAGCGTAAGCTTTCGGTGGAGATAGGACGGACAATTGACATCAAATCAATGGATGTAAAAAAGAGGACTCAGGTAGTTTACAACCTGGAAATTCTATGTAATTAATTTTGT from the Acaryochloris marina S15 genome contains:
- a CDS encoding pentapeptide repeat-containing protein, whose product is MKTNHTSPSTHQPQQIDKVLLPHEAAAFLGLTEEQLMNATLQGNCPGACIDGQWRFSQRGLSKYLLQQSNHGNGMPWLDEHYGPYWLDDAVESKAKKVIEAYKGGERYFPLLEIEGGNFAGLDLTGIDFWESNLKGSSFKGATLQNAVFVGCNLESTSFAEADLTDADFRSASVRGSDFRGAILKRTIFRVKNWRGVNLDGAQISLAKF
- a CDS encoding RNA polymerase sigma factor RpoD/SigA, with amino-acid sequence MVTHTDSTGTYLKEIGRYPLLSHEEEIQLARQAKAGNLRAKQRMIECNLRLVISIAKKHQNRGLPFMDLIQEGSIGLSRAVDKFEPEQGYRFSTYAYWWIRQGITRSIQNNSRVIRLPACHWQTGNKIKQTRRQLSQEFGREPTLVEIAKAMEIDLDKLKKNMQHLQDVLSLDMWVGHQQDTTLGELIEAEHSTPTCLELMNKSEEISSYLSLLDERQRYVITQRYGLEDGEPKTLNEIGQQLGVSRERIRQIINKAMKKLQKNSDQATKARTA
- a CDS encoding pentapeptide repeat-containing protein; the protein is MANQEQIALLSQGVEVWNEWRKDNLKVSINLSKASLTGMDLHGANLHKAILIGANLTGANLTRANLCEVSLWKANLRGAILSKANLKDANLIEADLCTASLWKANLYNVNLYKADLRGANLCRAYLYKANLSETDLSQASLCEVYLCEANLYEADLSGADLEGANFEGADLLNIRFDPETNWSSIGSWDNARDIPQEWKDESSQGNGVQ
- a CDS encoding sigma-70 family RNA polymerase sigma factor; protein product: MMATTQNSLHSYLNEIGRYPLLSSEEEVNLARQVKAGSLRAKQRMIECNLRLVISIAKKHQNRGLPLLDLIQEGNIGLSRAVEKFDLKQGYRFSTYAYWWIRQGITRALHNKAKMIRLPIHLNQLNSKIKHTYYQLNQQYERQPSLAEVAHAMDIDPTHIQEQLQLPKEVISLDKFVSENQGGTLGELVAKDHSSQKYFENLMNKDELSKLMEHLSEQQQFIIGQRFGLEDGQPKTLVEIGKIIGMSREGVRKIEKRAFQQLKKYAQSA
- a CDS encoding HU family DNA-binding protein — its product is MNKGELVDEIAENTGLTKKQADTILTALTDIIIETVSSGEKVILVGFGSFEARDRKARDGRNPQTGKKLKIPATRVPAFSAGKVFKEKVNG
- a CDS encoding IS630 family transposase (programmed frameshift); this encodes MSIVRPISTESLRLLHRIYRCSRHHQVRQRAHCLILSAQGGSPYTLASLFSVSPKTVYNWLKAWNNRGFAGLYNRPGRGRKPMFNPDQQQQIYEWTQASPIQLNRVLAQIEQQWSVRVSKATVKRVLKQMDMSWHRFRQGTSGQPLYADYLGKKQQLEHLKKQEEKGDIHLFFMDESGFSLVPCIPYGWQPIGTYLEIPTRSSKRLNVLGFLSRRQGLHAYTSEQTITSEVVSHCIDTFFTDVELTTVIVMDQAPIHTSQAIYEMKAEWAERGITLFELPSYSPHLNLIERLWQFMKYQWIEMSAYWGWSSLVEYVERVLKTYGDDYVINFS